A window from Malassezia japonica chromosome 1, complete sequence encodes these proteins:
- the FOL3_1 gene encoding dihydrofolate synthase (COG:H; EggNog:ENOG503NU4B), with translation MDLGLSRVQALLRRVGSPHTKFPVIHVAGTNGKGSTTAYLDALLTHGAGVRSGRFNSPHLVEARDSVRVSGGVPIDGPTWERARQQITQADADASGRGSDAIHATPFELLTAQALLAFTMLPPDTRPHVLLIEVGLGGRLDATNVFPDENVLASVICPIARDHEGLLGHGLAAIAREKAGIIKENGLCVVADQRVGMLGSVSTANVPNADAALVESLQQACSDKHARVAPALIPWDAVRRGTPPTGSDVARLRAPVSFSFPLHATGTAVGAAPVDAHVDVSLEATLARLSGCTTALQTLWSIAHDTTHASDDGAPARQALRDAIRTRLFGGDAASETRVQRALAHYHWEGRSEWRTLGQHTPLLLDGAHNEASAIALRQYLDQCLDTYASMAARPVTVSLTWIMAFSKGKDATAMLRALLGTRRGAGAWECTSQRVGLVPFSTPVEGMPWVQPAPPAELTQALHASDLPVDRVHTCDALRDALAWALASKSESSASLDIVVVCGSLYLVSDYYRGSEHGMHQGQ, from the coding sequence ATGGACCTGGGGCTGAGCCgtgtgcaggcgctcctgcgccgcgtcggctCGCCGCACACCAAGTTTCCCGTGATCCACGTCGCGGGGACCAACGGCAAGGGGAGCACGACGGcgtacctcgacgcgctgctcacgcacggcgcgggcgtgcgctcgggGCGTTTCAACAGCCcccacctcgtcgaggcgcgcgacagcgtgcgcgtctcgggcggcgtgccgatcgACGGGCCGACGTgggagcgtgcgcggcagcaAATTACACAGGCGGATGCGGACGCGAGCGGACGCGGGTCGGATGCGAtccacgcgacgccgttTGAGCTGCTCACTGCACAGGCCCTGCTTGCGTTTACCATGCTGCCGCCCGACACGCGCCCCCACGTCCTGCTCATCGAGGTCGGCTTGGGAGGGCGCCTGGATGCGACCAACGTCTTTCCGGACGAAAACGTCCTTGCGAGCGTCATTTGCCCGATTGCACGCGACCACGAAGGACTGCTCGGTCACGGCCTCGCGGCCATTGCGCGCGAAAAGGCGGGGATTATCAAGGAAAATGGGCtgtgcgtcgtcgccgaccagcgcgtcggTATGCTCGGCTCCGTTTCCACAGCAAACGTGCCCAacgcggacgcggcgctcgtcgagtcgctgcagcaggcgtGCTCCGACAAGCACGCACGTgtcgcgcctgcgctcaTTCCTTGGGACGCGGTGCgacgcggcacgccgccgaccggcaGCGAtgtcgcgcggctgcgtgcgccTGTCTCGTTCTCGTTTCCGCTGCACGCGACCGgcacggccgtcggcgctgcgccggtcgacgcgcacgtcgacgtgtcgctcgaggcgacgctcgcgcgcctctcTGGGTGCACCACGGCCCTACAGACCCTCTGGAGCATCGCGCACGATACCACGCACGCGTCCGATGACGGTGCGCCCGCGCGCCAAGCCTTGCGCGATGCGAtacgcacgcgcctctttggcggggacgcggcgagcgagaCCCGTGTCCAGCGCGCCCTTGCGCACTACCACTGGGAGGGCCGGAGCGAATGGCGGACACTCGGCCAACATACCCCCCTGCTACTCGACGGTGCGCATAACGAGGCGTCGGCCATCGCGTTACGGCAGTACCTCGACCAGTGCCTGGATACCTACGCGTCGATGGCGGCACGCCCCGTCACCGTGTCGCTGACGTGGATCATGGCCTTTTCCAAAGGCAAAGACGCGACGGCAATGCTGCGTGCGTTGCTTGGCACACGGCGTGGCGCCGGGGCGTGGGAGTGCAcgtcgcagcgcgtcggcctcgtcccCTTTTCGACGCCGGTCGAGGGCATGCCGTGGGTGCAGCCGGCGCCCCCCGCCGAGCTCacccaggcgctgcacgcgtcCGACCTGCCGGTGGATCGCGTGCACACctgcgatgcgctgcgcgatgcCCTCGCATGGGCACTTGCGTCGAAATCCGAGTCTTCTGCATCGCTCGACATTGTGGTCGTGTGCGGCAGTCTCTACTTGGTCAGCGACTACTATCGTGGGTCGGAGCATGGGATGCATCAGGGGCAATAG
- the VMA9 gene encoding H(+)-transporting V0 sector ATPase subunit e (SECRETED:SignalP(1-19); EggNog:ENOG503P6UN; COG:S; TransMembrane:2 (o6-24i31-54o)), with protein MSGWTTVWVLIVAVIIGSATWVTTPKGPNQVLIRSSVLLTLSCCYLMWFCVYMAQLHPLIQPKRSDVRFFD; from the exons ATGTCGGGCTGGACGACGGTCTGGGTGCTGATTGTTGCGGTGATTATCGGGTCCGCTACGTGGGTGACCACGCCCAAGGGGCCGAACCAAGT TCTGATCCGCTCGAGCGTTCTCCTGACGCTTTCCTGCTGCTACCTTATGTGGTTCTGTGTGTACATGGCACAGCTGCATCCCCTGATCC AACCGAAGCGGTCGGATGTGCGTTTCTTTGACTAG
- the ssb2 gene encoding Replication factor A protein 2 (COG:L; EggNog:ENOG503P0CR): MEGYSENPFGQNYSTGGGNTGGFFGGANGSQEGGRRVGTNSLRPVTIRQVLNASQPHSDAPFTFDDAELSQVTLVAWIQNIARNATNVSYTLDDGTGQLDVRQWIDNSADEGAKVDEFQTNEFVRILGEIKSFNNKRSVTAASISRLEDGNEYLYHQLEVIYTHLQLTKGGSSTKPSAGGHEASAYDDTSAAAADSTSTDLSRLAPLQRRIYQAIAAEAPDWPEGVDVAQILARNKSTDPAQVQYVL; the protein is encoded by the exons ATGGAAG GCTATTCGGAAAATCCGTTTGGGCAGAACTATTCTACTGGCGGTGGAAACACGGGCGGTTtcttcggcggcgcgaaCGGCAGCCAGGAGGGGGGTCGT cgcgtcggcaccaactcgctgcgccccgTGACGATTCGCCAGGTGCTCAACGCGTCGCAGCCGCACTCGGATGCGCCCTTTACCTTTGACGATGCGGAGCTGAGCCAGGTGACGCTTGTCGCGTGGATCCAAAACATTGCGCGCAACGCGACCAATGTCTCgtacacgctcgacgacggcacgggccagctcgacgtgcgccagTGGATCGACAACTCGGCGGATGAAGGCGCGAAGGTCGACGAGTTCCA AACAAACGAGTTTGTGCGCATCCTCGGCGAGATCAAGTCGTTCAACAACAAGCGCAGCGTGACGGCGGCGTCCATCTCGCGTCTGGAGGACGGCAACGAGTACCTGTACCACCAGCTCGAAGTAATCTACACGCACCTTCAGCTGACCAAGGGCGGCTCG TCGACCAAGCCCTCGGCCGGTGGCCACGAAGCGTCTGCGTACGACGACACGtcggccgctgcggcggacagcacgtcgacggACCTGtcgcgccttgcgccgctccaaCGCCGTATCTACCaggcgatcgccgccgaggcgcccgacTGGCCGGAAGGCGTGGACGTCGCGCAGATCCTTGCGCGGAACAAGAGCACGGATCCTGCGCAGGTGCAGTACGTGCTATAA
- a CDS encoding uncharacterized protein (EggNog:ENOG503PMES), with protein MRGPKPGPEGGVRVPPALPAALRKHQRFLITELRKVSTETHTLHRLWYKNQAQLRHMTWWRRVRPVRQLGCRIATGPLRGSVPRAGSMGSSRGDATESAYVALDDDVQVLGTELLLALAQAYTSLWGEEASTWESLPRFSTPPTHAVKKGPFVRALRRARALKEAVEELERRCRACFVAIEEHLNTPPAPMHAAISMTLMSICAHLAAVAHAMLQGDGNESLARLCSLLASPNKVER; from the coding sequence ATGCGGGGGCCGAAGCCAGGACCAgagggcggcgtgcgcgttCCCCCGGCGCtcccggcggcgctgcgcaaacACCAGCGCTTTTTGATTAcagagctgcgcaaggttTCAACAGAAACGCATACGCTGCACCGCCTATGGTACAAGAACCAGGCACAACTGCGGCACATGACCTGGTggcgacgcgtccggcccgtgcgccagctcgGCTGCCGCATCGCGACAGGGCCGCTGCGCGGGagtgtgccgcgcgcaggaAGCATGGGCTCGTCGCGTGGTGACGCGACCGAGtcggcgtacgtcgcgctggacgacgacgtgcaggtgctcggcactgagctgctccttgccctcgcgcaggcgtaCACGTCGCTGTGGGGCGAAGAGGCCAGTACATGGGAGAGCCTGCCGCGCTTtagcacgccgccgacgcatGCGGTAAAAAAGGGGCCGtttgtgcgtgcgctgcgcagggcGCGTGCGCTAAAAGAGGCagtcgaggagctcgagcggcgaTGCCGTGCGTGCTTCGTCGCGATCGAGGAGCATCTGAATACCCCACCCGCCCCGATGCACGCTGCGATCTCCATGACACTAATGAGCATCTGCGCGCACCTCGCAGCTGTCGCCCATGCGATGCTGCAGGGCGACGGAAACGAATCGCTCGCTCGGCTCTGCAGCCTGCTTGCTAGTCCAAACAAGGTAGAACGGTAG
- a CDS encoding uncharacterized protein (COG:K; EggNog:ENOG503NTX1): protein MGPEGKDYAMSVSVGVSATGGTEPMPDAVKLEPTENTPPAASPRRSAIKREPHTTPPRASRPRRAPELISCRDLGKYVDGVDSEVLQREAEAARSERKSKTQALSAMARGAIDGASDASSTGPSAQRHATRKAARMPRLPPLVYDYMNAAQADGAPAPIATSATTPRHVSRTQPRVFGLEEAPTFYPTWDEFQDPLQYIEWTASPSGGNGVEYGIVKIVPPEGWKMDFVADEQTFRFRTRVQRLNELSAEGRVSQNYREQLEQFHAQQGHGKVNVPFLHGRALDLHALKRAAQAAHAGAASSGPEWPAVAEAMGYDEAHAATLKNVYARLIAPFEEYLVHAKGRRPTAPVPTAPVDDTACDVCRVSDNEARVQCSDCEKHFHLGCLTPPLAHAPRGDWVCSACLVGTGGDFGFDDGETHSLHSFWQRCAAFQRAWAARASKHGAPEDAEKWARLPTRSNADATLLEDEDLIEAEFWRLVHSTQELVDVEYGADVHSSTHGNAAPTMERQPLNPYARSGWNLNNLPILPASLLRYIKSEISGMTVPWIYLGMMFSAFCWHNEDHYTYSVNYQHWGATKTWYGVPGADAAKFEAAMQRIAPQLFEACPDLLLQLVTMMSPELSRAEGVRTYACNQRPNEFVITFPKAYHSGFNHGFNLNEAVNFALPDWVMDGLACAQRYQTFARQPVFSHDELLVTIALHNQQLSTAVWLQSAYRDMVDREMQARAALRAQNIAEELVEHDRPEAEYQCAHCKTLCYLAQVTARDTKEVACLAHPSEVFSCDKDQWTLRLRFPDNYLETQATKLSERASIPQSWQDRVQKLLIQHPRPPLRTLRTLVQEGEKIAFPMPEMAQLQTFLERATPWVQRAQVFLSRRQKRGENAPKRRGRAREPSPPPPESTQDRSPEALLRLCAEVPSLPFEAPEFASLEGVVEQMAVFTRDSATFLALDPQASDAHHRIDDAERVLDQGALLQVDVPEVEALRRWIAHAKWFSELDDIGEKFLTLEEVNELLTEAEQAGIDVRLPQVQSLLQRRQRGEEWGVAALALLDGTHVFERSAIDELLDVPANVATSSEVRGRATALQHKAAQWHEVVTDIYNHTHPSPQVLQTTTEEPARLSEARQVLADAAEARIELPFAKDLAEGIALHDRWNKELAGILRKAHPKAKGGDPVELARRFCEHTRNAAAANALTEWEQYTAFQKEKVRAEEQQRTDAVANGGAKMEDGDAPVSQNGTSEAAVPPTEQPAVAPEPQAVQPESQPAQAEVHPAQPAPEPASQPSQPASQPVQPSASQPESSSAPEAAPQLEPQTAPQPERQPGHPPTQQPEPQPSQPEPKAEPEPVPSDPQPAEPVLPNGTHHTTTAPSGSSESGTPGLAEPATTSTQPAAADETPPEPPAPAPCICFEKSRERTVTCKTCEMPFHLKCLDLRPKGLGRQWQCPFCDTSKLLPLLQTRHAVSQLPLVALLQNAAFQRDKFRFLPSNYTALQAAIRATVEFGVAVTMRFRHGALPSELVNEPRSDKVEITPLIREVTRRAIGCPVDVLLIADATPKQNVPSVLDALIPAFHLQREVKEAKPEAPKAPEAPPKAPARRSKRARLTFREEKPPTPQGDVPVHCFCGQPDTGTMVQCDKCSLWFHNACMYIDDPESLQEKWFCPVCCLRLRRRYPHAEVRIQDATPTAPQPPVPPNFFVDLPASLRSETKPVNRMQHWTNERRIVLHLVHFEPAVLVQSEKTSEPAQEPPAKRVKLSPEHDRHLQGRINLLRRGVSDAMMNRYAMGWNGDAIVCQLSPDRQVVLGPTIRLAPDDLDGTRLLRMALEAAWQRPEVRDGPYRPESEPQLPMRPQERYAPGVPIARPPMSFPSERPTSIPPGERPISIPPGERPMTLPPGERPMTIPPGERPMTIPPGERAVPRPMNLPMPPGERPMGFAGAPHLPIDRPGYVRDPVRNPLLHDEVRRSSLSPREELRRPILPPPGPMPGLGGDDARRAAPLPLPARLPEGMPFPRPPPRWHP, encoded by the exons ATGGGGCCAGAGGGGAAGGATTACG CGATGAGCGTGTCGGTCGGCGTGAGCGCTACCGGCGGCACGGAGCCGATGCCTGATGCCGTTAAGCTCGAACCGACCGAGAACACTCCCCCCGCAGCCTCCCCCCGCCGCTCTGCCATAAAGCGCGAGCCGCATACGACGCCGCCCCGTGCCAGCCGcccacggcgtgcgcccgagctcATCTCGTGCCGCGATCTCGGCAAGTACGTCGACGGTGTCGACTCTGAGGTcctccagcgcgaggccgaggcggcgcggtccgAGCGGAAGAGCAAGACACAGGCCCTCTCTGCGATGGCGCGCGGTGCCATTGATGGAGCCTCGGATGCATCGTCGACCGGCCCCTCTGCACAACGACATGCAACACGCAAGGCAGCGCGCATGCCCCGCCTCCCCCCACTCGTGTACGACTATATGAATGCCGCCCAGGCGgacggcgctcctgcgccgatTGCGACATCTGCCACGACACCGCGGCACGTATcgcgcacgcagccgcgcgTCTTTGGCCTGGAAGAAGCGCCGACGTTCTATCCGACGTGGGATGAGTTCCAGGACCCTCTCCAGTACATCGAGTGGACCGCGAGCCCGAGTGGCGGGAACGGCGTCGAGTACGGTATCGTCAAGATCGTTCCCCCAGAGGGCTGGAAGATGGACTTTGTCGCAGACGAGCAGACCTTTCGCTTCCGCACACGAGTCCAACGCCTCAACGAGCTAAGTGCCGAAGGGCGCGTCTCGCAAAACTaccgcgagcagctcgagcagttcCACGCACAGCAAGGGCACGGCAAGGTGAATGTCCCTTTCCTCCACGGCCGCGCCCTCGACCTGCACGCACtcaagcgcgccgcacaggcggcgcacgccggagcggcgagcagcggccCCGAGTGGCCCGCCGTTGCGGAGGCGATGGGGTATGACGAGGCGCATGCAGCCACGCTGAAGAACGTGTATGCACGCCTCATTGCGCCGTTCGAAGAGTACCTCGTGCACGCCAAAGGCCGGCGGCCCACCGCTCCTGTGCCCACAGCGCCTGTCGACGACACGGCGTGCGACGTGTGTCGCGTGTCGGACAACGAGGCGCGTGTGCAGTGCAGCGACTGTGAGAAGCATTTCCACCTCGGGTGCctcacgccgccgctggcgcACGCCCCTCGTGGCGACTGGGTGTGCTCCGCGTGCCTGGTTGGAACAGGTGGCGACTTTGGCTTTGACGATGGCGAGACGCACTCGCTGCACAGCTTCTGGCAGCGGTGTGCCGCCTTCCAGCGTGcctgggcggcgcgtgcgagcaagcacggcgcgcctgaGGATGCGGAAAAGTGGGCGCGCCTTCCGACGCGCAGCAATGCGGACGCGACGCTTctcgaggacgaagacTTGATCGAGGCCGAGTTCTGGCGGCTGGTGCACAGCACGCaggagctggtcgacgtcgagtACGGCGCAGACGTGCACTCGTCTACGCACGGcaacgcggcgccgacgatggAGCGCCAGCCGCTGAACCCCtacgcacgcagcggctgGAACCTGAACAATTTGCCGATCCTCCCCGCGTCCTTGCTGCGGTACATCAAGTCCGAGATTAGCGGAATGACCGTGCCCTGGATCTACCTCGGCATGATGTTTTCGGCATTCTGCTGGCACAACGAGGACCACTATACCTACTCGGTGAACTACCAGCACTGGGGCGCGACCAAGACCTGGTACGGCGTCCCAGGCGCGGACGCGGCCAAGTTTGAGGCAGCcatgcagcgcatcgcgcccCAGCTCTTTGAGGCGTGCCCGGACCTCttgctgcagctcgtgaCGATGATGTCGCCGGAGCTGTCGCGTGCCGAAGGCGTGCGGACGTATGCGTGCAACCAGCGCCCAAACGAGTTTGTAATCACCTTTCCCAAGGCGTACCACTCCGGCTTTAATCACGGCTTCAACCTGAACGAGGCCGTGAACTTTGCACTGCCCGACTGGGTAATGGACGGACTCGCATGTGCGCAGCGCTACCAGACCTTTGCGCGCCAGCCCGTCTTTtcgcacgacgagctgctcgtgaCCATTGCGCTACACAACCAGCAGCTGAGCACGGCTGTGTGGCTCCAGAGCGCGTACCGCGACATGGTCGACCGCGAgatgcaggcgcgcgcggcgctgcgtgcgcaaaacatcgccgaggagctcgtggAGCACGACCggcccgaggccgagtaCCAATGCGCGCACTGCAAGACACTGTGCTACCTCGCCCAGGTCACGGCACGCGATACAAAGGAAGTCGCATGCCTCGCACATCCATCCGAGGTGTTTTCGTGCGACAAGGACCAGTGGACGCTCCGCCTGCGCTTCCCAGACAACTacctcgagacgcaggCGACCAAACTCTCGGAGCGCGCGTCGATTCCCCAGTCCTGGCAGGACCGCGTGCAGAAGCTGCTGATCCAGCATCCCCGCCCaccgctgcgcacgctgcgcacgctggtCCAGGAAGGCGAAAAGATTGCGTTTCCCATGCCGGAAatggcgcagctccagacgttcctcgagcgtgccacGCCGTGGGTCCAACGCGCGCAGGTCTTCTTGTCGCGCCGCCAGAAGCGCGGCGAAAACGCACCGAAGCGGAgaggacgcgcgcgcgagccgtcGCCACCGCCTCCCGAGAGCACGCAGGACCGCTCGCCGGAAGCGCTGCTACGTCTCTGTGCCGAAGTGCCTTCGCTGCCGttcgaggcgcccgagtTTGCGAGCCTCGAAGGCGTGGTCGAGCAGATGGCCGTCTTTAcgcgcgactcggcgaCGTTCCTTGCACTTGATCCGCAGGCCTCGGATGCGCACCATCGCAtcgacgatgccgagcgcgtgctggaCCAAGGCGCACTCCTCCAGGTCGACGTGCCCGAAGTCGAGGCACTGCGGCGCTGGATCGCGCATGCCAAGTGGTTCtcggagctcgacgacatCGGCGAAAAGTTCctgacgctcgaggaggtcaacgagctgctcaccgaggcggagcaGGCCGGCATCGatgtgcgcctgccgcaAGTGCAATCGCTCTtgcagcggcgccagcgcggcgaggaatggggcgtcgcggccctGGCGCTCCTGGATGGCACGCACGTATTTGAGCGCTCGGCCAttgacgagctcctcgacgtgcCGGCGAACGTGGCTACGTCGAGCGAAGTGCGTGGCCGTGCTACTGCACTGCAGCACAAGGCCGCACAGTGGCACGAAGTGGTTACGGATATCTATAACCATACGCACCCATCGCCGCAGGTGCTGCAGACGACGACCGAGGAGCCCGCGCGCCTCTCCGAGGCCCGGCAggtgctcgccgatgcggcCGAAGCACGGATCGAGCTGCCATTCGCCAaggacctcgccgagggcaTCGCATTGCACGACCGCTGGAACAAGGAGCTGGCGGGCATCCTGCGCAAGGCACATCCCAAGGCCAAGGGCGGCGATCCCGTCGAATTAGCACGCCGCTTCTGCGAGCATACGAGAAATGCAGCCGCAGCAAATGCGCTGACGGAGTGGGAACAATATACCGCCTTTCAGAAGGAAAAGGTGCGCGCGGAGGAacagcagcgcaccgacgcaGTGGCAAACGGTGGGGCCAAGATGGAGGATGGAGACGCACCAGTGTCGCAAAATGGCACGTCTGAGGCAGCTGTGCCGCCGACGGAGCAGCCGGCCGTGGCGCCAGAGCCGCAGGCTGTACAGCCCGAGTCGCAGCCTGCCCAGGCTGAGGTACACCCTGCTCAGCCTGCACCTGAGCCCGCGTCGCAGCCCTCGCAGCCCGCGTCGCAGCCTGTACAGCcgtccgcgtcgcagcCCGAGTCCTCGTCGGCTCCGGAGGCTGCTCcgcagctcgagccgcAGACTGCTCCGCagcccgagcgccagcCCGGGCACCCACCCACTCAGCagcccgagccgcagcCTTCCCAACCCgagcccaaggccgagcccgagcctgTCCCGTCCGATCCGCAGCCTGCCGAGCCTGTTCTCCCCAACGGCACCCATCATACCACGACCGCTCCCTCGGGATCTTCAGAGAGCGGCACCCCGGGTCTCGCTGAGCCAGCAACCACCAGCACACAgcctgccgcggcggacgaAACGCCTCCCgagccgcccgcgcccgcgccctGCATCTGCTTTGAAAAGTCGCGTGAGCGTACCGTGACATGCAAGACGTGCGAGATGCCCTTCCATCTCAAGTGCCTAGACCTGCGTCCCAAAGGCCTGGGCCGGCAGTGGCAGTGCCCCTTTTGCGATACCAGCAAGCTGCTTCCCCTGTTGCAGACGCGCCATGCCGTTTCGCAGCTTCCTCTGGTCGCTCTTCTGCAGAACGCGGCGTTCCAGCGCGATAAGTTCCGCTTCCTGCCGTCCAACTACACGGCCCTCCAAGCGGCGATCCGCGCTACTGTCGAGTTTGGTGTCGCAGTGACGATGCGCTTCCGGCACGGGGCACTCCCCTCGGAGCTTGTGAATGAGCCGCGCTCGGACAAGGTCGAGATCACGCCGCTGATCCGCGAAGTCACGCGGCGTGCAATCGGGTGCCCagtcgacgtgctgctcATTGCCGACGCAACGCCGAAGCAGAATGTGCCGTCggtgctcgatgcgctcatCCCCGCCTTCCatctgcagcgcgaggtgaAAGAGGCgaagcccgaggcgccgaaaGCGCCCGAGGCCCCTCCAaaggcgcctgcgcgccgttcgaagcgcgcgcgcctcacCTTCCGCGAAGAAAAGCCACCGACGCCCCAAGGCGATGTACCGGTGCACTGCTTCTGTGGGCAGCCGGATACAGGGACGATGGTGCAATGCGACAAGTGCTCGCTGTGGTTCCACAATGCTTGCATGTACATCGATGACCCCGAGAGCCTGCAGGAGAAGTGGTTCTGCCCGGTGTGCTGCCTGCgactgcgccggcgctATCCCcatgccgaggtgcgcatccAGGACGCAacgccgaccgcgccgcagccgccggTCCCGCCCAACTTCTTCGTGGATCTTCCGGCGAGTCTGCGCTCGGAAACCAAGCCGGTGAACCGCATGCAGCACTGGACAAACGAGCGCCGGATCGTCTTGCACCTCGTGCACTTTGAGCCCGCGGTGCTCGTCCAGTCGGAAAAGACCAGCGAGCCAGCGCAGGAGCCACCGGCGAAGCGCGTCAAGCTCTCGCCGGAGCACGACCGCCATTTGCAAGGACGCATCAActtgctgcgccgcggcgtaaGCGACGCGATGATGAACCGGTATGCCATGGGATGGAATGGCGATGCGATCGTGTGCCAGCTCTCGCCGGACCGCCAGGTGGTCCTGGGACCGACGATCCGCTTGGCGCCGGACGACTTGgacggcacgcgcctcttgcgcatggcgctcgaAGCGGCGTGGCAGCGGCCCGAGGTCCGCGACGGGCCATACCGTCCCGAAAGCGAGCCGCAACTCCCTATGCGGCCGCAGGAGCGGTACGCGCCAGGCGTTCCGatcgcgcggccgccgatgTCGTTCCCGAGCGagcggccgacgtcgatTCCCCCTGGCGAACGGCCAATCTCGATCCCCCCAGGCGAGCGGCCGATGACTCTGCCCCCAGGCGAGAGGCCAATGACCATCCCGCCGGGCGAGCGGCCAATGACTATCCCTCCGGGCGAGCGGGCGGTTCCGCGGCCGATGAACCTGCCGATGCCCCCCGGCGAGCGACCGATGGGGTTTgcgggtgcgccgcatctgCCGATCGATCGCCCGGGGTACGTCCGCGATCCCGTGCGCAATCCTCTGCTGCACGACGAAGTGCGTCGTTCGAGCCTATCGCCACGCGaagagctgcgccgcccgatcCTCCCCCCCCCGGGTCCCATGCCCGGTCTCGGgggcgacgatgcgcggcgcgccgccccctTGCCTCTTCCTGCGCGTCTCCCGGAAGGCATGCCCTTCCCtcgtccgccgccgaggtggCATCCATAG